A window of the Phycicoccus sp. M110.8 genome harbors these coding sequences:
- a CDS encoding GNAT family protein, whose amino-acid sequence MPTRPDTAGARPDGPAAATATPDAGPGSGHPTEGSGHPTEGSGHTNEFGHTNEFGQPVGRPVPGWVPRPPVEPVTLTGRTCRLEPAARHTEGLHRALDLQSHPSTWAYYPQGPLSDEPAMAAWVASLDASPTSVPLAVLDADGTARGIASYLRIDPANGSVEVGGIVLSDALQRTTAATEAMYLMMRHAFDDLGYRRYEWKCDSTNAPSRRAAGRLGFSYEGTFRNAVVYRGRNRDTDWYSITGEEWPALRAELGRWLDAGNFDADGRQRTRLDTASALGHEPVRAPQDR is encoded by the coding sequence GTGCCGACCCGACCCGACACTGCCGGCGCCCGTCCCGACGGGCCCGCCGCGGCGACCGCCACCCCCGACGCGGGCCCTGGCTCCGGCCACCCCACCGAGGGCTCCGGCCACCCCACCGAGGGCTCCGGCCACACCAACGAGTTCGGCCACACCAACGAGTTCGGGCAGCCGGTCGGGCGGCCGGTTCCCGGCTGGGTCCCGCGTCCCCCGGTGGAGCCCGTGACGCTCACGGGCCGCACCTGCCGCCTCGAGCCGGCGGCGCGCCACACCGAGGGGCTGCACCGGGCCCTGGACCTGCAGAGCCACCCCTCCACCTGGGCGTACTACCCGCAGGGGCCGCTCTCGGACGAGCCGGCCATGGCCGCGTGGGTGGCCTCGCTCGACGCGTCGCCGACCTCGGTCCCGCTGGCGGTGCTCGACGCGGACGGGACAGCCCGCGGCATCGCCAGCTACCTGCGGATCGACCCCGCGAACGGCTCGGTCGAGGTCGGGGGCATCGTGCTGTCCGACGCCCTGCAGCGCACCACCGCTGCCACCGAGGCGATGTACCTCATGATGCGCCACGCCTTCGACGACCTCGGGTACCGCCGGTACGAGTGGAAGTGCGACTCCACGAACGCGCCGTCACGCCGGGCCGCGGGGCGGCTGGGCTTCTCCTACGAGGGCACCTTCCGCAACGCCGTCGTCTACCGCGGCCGCAACCGCGACACGGACTGGTACTCGATCACCGGCGAGGAGTGGCCGGCGCTGCGGGCCGAGCTCGGGCGCTGGCTCGACGCCGGCAACTTCGACGCCGACGGCAGGCAGCGCACGCGGCTCGACACGGCCTCGGCCCTCGGCCACGAGCCGGTGCGGGCCCCGCAGGACCGCTGA
- a CDS encoding MFS transporter produces the protein MLTRYRRVLVVPALRRALVLGFLVRMPIFAGGVVITLHVVSHLHRSYGAAGLVSAAATVAIAISGPWRGRLLDRHGLRRVVVPSIVVAAVCWSVAPFVGYWLLMALAALAGLFVIPSFSIIRQAIIAAVPEDDRRTAISLDSVAVELSFMIGPAAGVWAATVWSTDWVLFAIEMLGVAAGVLLWFADPVLREAPDEDEVDGAAPAPVTRGQWFRPAFVVVCLGAAATTFVLGGTDIGIVAALRDFDAQSSIGWVLALWGFGSLLGGLVYGGLHRSVSAFWLLGALALVTAPMAFGGGPVSLGVLGFVAGLFCAPTITATVDQVSRVVPSAARGEAMGWHGSFMTAGMALGAPVAGFAIDHRGWSTGFVAVAVVGAVVAVVGGIGTSARARERRARAVVPHEVPAGR, from the coding sequence GTGCTCACCCGCTACCGCCGAGTCCTGGTCGTCCCCGCCCTGCGCCGGGCGCTGGTCCTCGGGTTCCTGGTGCGGATGCCGATCTTCGCCGGAGGCGTCGTCATCACCCTGCACGTCGTGAGCCACCTGCACCGGTCGTACGGCGCAGCCGGGCTGGTGTCGGCGGCGGCCACCGTGGCGATCGCGATCAGCGGTCCGTGGCGTGGCCGGCTGCTCGACCGGCACGGGCTGCGTCGCGTGGTCGTCCCGTCGATCGTCGTCGCCGCGGTGTGCTGGTCGGTGGCGCCCTTCGTGGGCTACTGGCTGCTCATGGCGCTGGCGGCGCTGGCCGGTCTGTTCGTCATCCCGTCGTTCTCGATCATCCGGCAGGCCATCATCGCCGCCGTGCCGGAGGACGACCGGCGCACGGCGATCTCGCTCGACTCCGTGGCCGTGGAGCTGTCGTTCATGATCGGCCCGGCGGCCGGGGTGTGGGCCGCCACCGTGTGGTCCACCGACTGGGTGCTGTTCGCCATCGAGATGCTGGGCGTGGCTGCGGGCGTGCTGCTGTGGTTCGCAGACCCCGTGCTGCGCGAGGCGCCCGACGAGGACGAGGTCGACGGGGCCGCGCCGGCGCCCGTCACGCGGGGACAGTGGTTCCGCCCGGCCTTCGTCGTCGTGTGCCTCGGCGCCGCTGCCACGACGTTCGTGCTCGGTGGCACCGACATCGGGATCGTCGCGGCGCTGCGCGACTTCGACGCCCAGTCCTCGATCGGCTGGGTGCTGGCCCTGTGGGGCTTCGGCTCGCTGCTCGGCGGCCTCGTCTACGGCGGACTGCACCGGTCGGTCTCCGCCTTCTGGCTGCTGGGCGCCCTGGCGCTCGTCACCGCACCCATGGCCTTCGGCGGCGGCCCGGTGTCGCTGGGGGTGCTCGGCTTCGTCGCCGGCCTCTTCTGCGCGCCGACGATCACCGCCACCGTCGACCAGGTCAGCCGCGTCGTGCCGTCGGCCGCACGGGGCGAGGCCATGGGGTGGCACGGCTCGTTCATGACCGCCGGCATGGCGCTCGGCGCGCCGGTGGCGGGGTTCGCCATCGACCACCGCGGGTGGTCCACCGGCTTCGTCGCCGTGGCCGTGGTCGGGGCCGTCGTGGCGGTCGTCGGCGGCATCGGGACCTCGGCCCGGGCACGGGAGCGCCGGGCCCGGGCGGTCGTCCCGCACGAGGTCCCGGCCGGGCGATAG